The Halomonas denitrificans DNA window CGCCGTTGAGAACGATTCGCAGCCCGGGGAACGCGGCTCGCAGCCGCGCGACCCGCCCGTAGTCCAGCGGCGGCACTTCACGGTTCTGCTTGGGGCTCAGACCGCTCAACCAGGCCTTTCGCGCATGGACAATGAACGTCTCGACCCCGCTTTCGGCCACGATCTCGACAAAGCGGTGCAGAAACGCCTCGCTGTCCTGATCGTCGACGCCGATCCGCGTCTTGACCGTCACCGGCACGTCGACCGCATCGCGCATCGCTGCCAGTCCGTCCCGCACGCGCTCGGGTTCGAGCATCAGGCAGGCACCGAACCGGCCCTTCTGGACCCGGTCCGACGGACAGCCGCAATTGAGGTTGATTTCGTCGTAGCCCCACTCCACCCCGATCCGCGCCGCTTCGGCCAGTTCGTCCGGTTCGGAGCCGCCGAGCTGCAGCGCGACCGGGTGCTCGGCCGGATCGAAGCCGAGCAGGCGATCCCGGTCGCCGTGAAGGACCGCGCCGGTGGTGACCATCTCCGTGTACAGGCGAGCCGACGGCGCGAGCAGACGGTGAAAATACCGACAGTGGCGGTCGGTCCAGTCCATCATCGGCGCCACGCACAGGCGCCAGCCGGCGTCCGCCCGCTCCGCGGTCATCCTGCCGCACCGCCCCCGGGACCGAGCAGGAACCACCAGCCCGCTGCACCAGCCGCCGCGGCGGCGCCTGCCGCCAGCAGCCAGCCCCAGCGCCCGCCGGACCCGGCCGCCTCGACCGGCTCCAGGACCCGGGCCGGCTTCAGACCCGGCGCCTGAAGCACGAAACGCAGGGTCGCGATCCGGAGCTCGTCGCCCGACTCCAGGGCACGACGGCGTACCGCCTCGCCGTTGACCTCCACCGGCCCGTCGGCCTCCAGCACCAGCGCATCGTCATCGACGCGGATGCGCGCATGCCGGCTTTCCAGCGCCGCGTCGCGAATGTCCGCGTCGGGCGCCGAACCGATGGTCAAGCCGTCGCCGATGTCGAAGGTCCGGCCGGTCATCGGCCCGGACGCGCCTTTCAATCGATAGTTCACGAGACCGTCCCGGCGGCGCGGCGTCGCAGGAACGTGGAAGCGGGGAAGACTCTCATGACGGCTCCAGATCGTGGCTCGCGTCGCGATATTCAAGCACTTCACGCAGTACGGCGGTCGCGTAGCAGCCGGGCCGGAGGCGGAACGACAGCGCCAGCACGTCCGGCGCCGGCCATGTCCAGGACAGGTCGAGCACGCGCATCCGCAGCGGTCGGCGCTCGCCGGACAGGCCGAAGCGCTGCAGGCCCGTGACCAGCTCCGCGTACTCCTCGAACACGGCGGCTTCGAGCGCG harbors:
- the dusA gene encoding tRNA dihydrouridine(20/20a) synthase DusA gives rise to the protein MTAERADAGWRLCVAPMMDWTDRHCRYFHRLLAPSARLYTEMVTTGAVLHGDRDRLLGFDPAEHPVALQLGGSEPDELAEAARIGVEWGYDEINLNCGCPSDRVQKGRFGACLMLEPERVRDGLAAMRDAVDVPVTVKTRIGVDDQDSEAFLHRFVEIVAESGVETFIVHARKAWLSGLSPKQNREVPPLDYGRVARLRAAFPGLRIVLNGGVVDVEAALAAMRDFDGVMLGRAAYQNPWILAELQQSIDPALAPADRPSVVTAMASYAAREQAARGVRLQSIGRHMLGLFHGQPGARGWRRGLSQRMHLDGADPTLFDEVLPPVSPAERTRGAAQAG
- a CDS encoding FHA domain-containing protein, with product MNYRLKGASGPMTGRTFDIGDGLTIGSAPDADIRDAALESRHARIRVDDDALVLEADGPVEVNGEAVRRRALESGDELRIATLRFVLQAPGLKPARVLEPVEAAGSGGRWGWLLAAGAAAAAGAAGWWFLLGPGGGAAG